From the Octadecabacter antarcticus 307 genome, one window contains:
- the acpS gene encoding holo-ACP synthase, which translates to MILGIGTDLANIDRIQGTLDRFGDRFRNRVFTDIEQRKAENRKDIAGTYAKRWAAKEACSKALGTGLRMGISWKDMAVTNLRTGQPIMAVTGWAAQRLADMTPPGHAAIIHVTLTDDHPWAQAFVVIEARPISTETAG; encoded by the coding sequence ATGATCCTTGGTATTGGCACAGACCTCGCGAATATCGACCGGATTCAAGGGACTCTGGATCGGTTCGGGGATCGTTTTCGCAACCGCGTGTTCACGGATATCGAACAGCGCAAGGCTGAAAATCGCAAGGACATCGCAGGCACCTACGCCAAACGCTGGGCCGCCAAAGAAGCCTGTTCCAAGGCGCTGGGAACTGGTCTGCGGATGGGAATTTCGTGGAAAGACATGGCAGTGACCAACCTGCGCACAGGACAGCCGATTATGGCGGTCACTGGCTGGGCGGCGCAGCGGCTGGCCGACATGACGCCACCGGGTCACGCGGCAATCATCCACGTCACCCTCACTGACGATCATCCGTGGGCACAGGCATTTGTTGTCATCGAAGCCCGACCTATTAGCACTGAGACAGCGGGTTGA
- the ispH gene encoding 4-hydroxy-3-methylbut-2-enyl diphosphate reductase, whose translation MSKQSLTLYLAAPRGFCAGVDRAIKIVELALEKWGAPVYVRHEIVHNKFVVDDLRGKGAVFVEELKDCPDDRPVIFSAHGVPKSVPAAAAAREMIFVDATCPLVSKVHIEAQRHSDNGLQMIMIGHAGHPETVGTMGQLPFGEVLLVETVADVADVVVRDAAQLAFVTQTTLSVDDTADIVAALNARFPMIVGPHKEDICYATTNRQEAVKVMAPLVDAMLVVGAPNSSNSQRLVEVGRKAGCAYSQLVRRGADIDWRSLHGIKSIGITAGASAPEVLINEVIDAFKGRYDVTVELVETAVENVEFKVPRVLRETA comes from the coding sequence ATGTCCAAACAATCCCTCACCCTCTATCTGGCAGCCCCGCGAGGGTTTTGCGCCGGCGTCGATCGCGCCATCAAGATCGTTGAACTGGCGTTAGAAAAGTGGGGCGCGCCCGTCTATGTGCGCCACGAAATCGTACATAACAAATTCGTCGTCGATGACTTGCGCGGAAAGGGCGCCGTGTTTGTCGAGGAACTGAAAGACTGCCCCGATGACCGCCCCGTGATCTTTTCTGCCCACGGCGTGCCTAAATCAGTGCCAGCGGCGGCGGCCGCGCGTGAAATGATCTTTGTCGATGCCACCTGCCCGCTGGTGTCCAAAGTCCACATCGAGGCCCAGCGCCACAGCGATAACGGGTTACAGATGATCATGATCGGACATGCAGGCCACCCCGAAACAGTTGGCACGATGGGGCAATTACCGTTCGGCGAAGTGTTGTTGGTGGAAACGGTTGCGGACGTGGCCGACGTTGTCGTACGCGACGCAGCACAGCTGGCATTTGTGACGCAGACGACCCTGTCAGTCGATGATACGGCGGACATCGTCGCGGCGCTGAACGCACGGTTCCCGATGATTGTCGGCCCACATAAAGAAGACATTTGCTATGCCACCACCAACCGCCAAGAAGCGGTAAAAGTGATGGCTCCATTGGTGGATGCGATGCTGGTTGTCGGCGCGCCAAATTCATCCAATTCGCAACGGCTGGTCGAGGTTGGTCGCAAAGCGGGCTGCGCCTACAGCCAATTGGTGAGGCGCGGCGCGGACATTGATTGGCGCAGTTTGCACGGCATCAAAAGCATCGGGATCACAGCGGGCGCGTCAGCCCCCGAGGTTTTGATAAACGAGGTGATTGACGCGTTTAAGGGCCGTTATGACGTGACTGTTGAACTGGTCGAGACAGCTGTCGAGAACGTCGAATTCAAAGTGCCGCGCGTGCTGCGGGAAACGGCGTGA
- the rnc gene encoding ribonuclease III: MKLSGALREFQDRIGHTFAKPDQLIRAVTHSSMSSPNRDDNQRLEFLGDRVLGLVMSEALLQADVNAPEGLLAPRFNALVRKETCADVAREIDLGAVLKLGRSEMLTGGRRKEALLADAMEAVIAAVYIDAGFDVARERVVALWGDRITNVEKDARDPKTALQEWAQGQGEPPPSYIETARSGPDHAPIFTIEVRLQSGPTDIGQAPSKRQAEQAAAKSLLERVQGEST; encoded by the coding sequence ATGAAACTTTCGGGTGCACTTCGCGAATTTCAAGACCGGATAGGCCACACGTTCGCCAAGCCTGATCAGCTGATCCGCGCCGTGACCCATTCATCCATGTCGTCGCCCAATCGTGATGACAATCAGCGGCTTGAATTTCTTGGCGACCGCGTCTTGGGGTTGGTTATGTCTGAGGCCCTTTTGCAGGCTGATGTGAACGCCCCCGAAGGCCTGTTAGCCCCACGCTTTAACGCACTTGTACGTAAAGAAACCTGTGCTGATGTGGCCCGTGAGATCGACCTTGGCGCGGTGCTTAAACTTGGTCGATCCGAGATGCTGACAGGCGGGCGGCGCAAAGAGGCGCTGTTGGCTGACGCAATGGAAGCAGTGATCGCCGCCGTCTACATTGACGCCGGATTTGACGTCGCGCGCGAACGGGTTGTCGCGCTTTGGGGGGACCGGATTACCAATGTCGAAAAAGACGCGCGTGATCCCAAGACTGCCCTGCAAGAATGGGCCCAAGGACAAGGCGAACCACCGCCCAGCTATATTGAAACGGCACGATCTGGTCCCGACCACGCGCCAATATTTACGATAGAAGTTCGTTTGCAATCAGGGCCCACCGACATCGGGCAAGCGCCGAGCAAACGCCAAGCCGAACAAGCCGCCGCCAAGTCCCTATTGGAGCGCGTACAAGGAGAGAGCACGTGA
- a CDS encoding RelA/SpoT family protein, whose translation MITSDDLIALVCTYNPKTNAKLIADAFVFSAEMHEGQFRHSGEPYFTHPFAVAGILAEQQMDDATLITALLHDTIEDTKATYGEVEKRFGREIAELVDGVTKLTNLQLSSHETKQAENFRKLFMATSRDLRVTLVKLADRLHNMRTIKSMRDDKQAQKARETMDIYAPLAGRMGMQWMREELEDLAFRVLNPEGRNSIIRRFITLQRETGDVIEKIQVDMEHEMDKAGLAVDIYGRAKKPYSIWRKMQEKEQGFSRLSDIYGFRVITQTEADCYAALGAIHQRWAAVPGRFKDYISQAKTNGYRSLHTTVSGRDGKRVEVQIRTVEMHEVAEAGVAAHWSYRDGIRTENRFAVDPARWIAQLTERLDDDHDHDEFLDMVKLEMYQDQVFCFTPKGDVIKLPRGATPIDFAYAIHTRIGHACVGAKIDGMRVPLWTRVKNGQSVDVITAEGQTPQATWIDIAVTGRAKTAIRKALRGEDRERFIRLGRELVRVAFENIDKKATDKAVRTAAKSLGLGNLDDLLERVGSAEITSREVVSAIHPELAKSVGNEIEARRAVVGLEADQSHRRAQCCQPIPGERIVGITYRGQGVVVHTIDCRVLVDYEDQPDRWIDLNWQEGTHSATNTITLEMTITNDAGVLGRICTLIGEKGANISDLVFIDRKPDYFRLLIEVDLRDVEHMHIIMTALEADSNVNAIARHRDPGRAGQIERQG comes from the coding sequence ATGATCACATCCGACGATTTGATCGCTCTGGTCTGCACTTACAACCCTAAGACGAACGCGAAATTGATCGCCGATGCTTTCGTTTTCAGCGCTGAAATGCACGAAGGCCAGTTTCGCCATTCCGGTGAACCCTATTTCACCCATCCGTTTGCTGTTGCCGGAATTTTGGCCGAACAGCAGATGGATGACGCGACACTCATCACAGCCCTGCTGCACGATACAATCGAAGATACCAAAGCCACCTACGGCGAGGTTGAGAAACGCTTTGGGCGTGAAATTGCAGAACTTGTGGATGGCGTCACCAAGCTGACGAACCTGCAACTCAGCTCCCACGAAACCAAGCAGGCCGAAAATTTCCGCAAATTATTCATGGCCACGTCGCGCGATCTGCGTGTGACGCTGGTGAAACTGGCTGACCGCCTACACAACATGCGCACGATCAAATCCATGCGCGATGATAAACAAGCCCAGAAAGCCCGCGAAACCATGGACATCTACGCCCCGCTTGCGGGCCGTATGGGTATGCAATGGATGCGCGAAGAACTCGAAGACCTTGCGTTTCGCGTGCTCAACCCCGAAGGGCGCAATTCCATCATCCGCCGATTTATCACGCTGCAACGCGAAACCGGCGACGTGATCGAAAAAATCCAAGTGGATATGGAACATGAGATGGACAAGGCGGGCCTTGCCGTCGACATCTATGGCCGCGCGAAAAAACCCTATTCGATCTGGCGCAAAATGCAGGAAAAAGAACAGGGGTTTTCGCGGCTGTCCGACATCTACGGTTTTCGGGTCATCACCCAAACCGAAGCTGATTGTTACGCGGCCCTTGGTGCAATCCACCAACGCTGGGCCGCTGTGCCGGGTCGGTTCAAAGATTACATCAGTCAGGCGAAAACCAACGGCTACCGGTCCCTGCACACCACTGTGTCGGGCCGCGACGGTAAACGCGTCGAAGTCCAGATACGCACCGTTGAAATGCACGAAGTCGCCGAAGCAGGCGTCGCCGCGCACTGGTCATATCGCGATGGTATCCGAACTGAAAACCGCTTTGCCGTCGATCCCGCCCGCTGGATTGCGCAACTGACCGAACGTCTTGACGATGATCATGACCACGACGAATTCCTCGATATGGTCAAATTGGAAATGTATCAGGATCAGGTGTTCTGCTTTACCCCTAAGGGTGACGTCATAAAATTACCCCGCGGTGCCACCCCCATTGATTTTGCCTATGCCATTCACACACGCATCGGCCACGCCTGCGTTGGCGCAAAAATCGATGGCATGCGCGTGCCGCTTTGGACCCGTGTGAAAAACGGCCAATCTGTCGACGTCATCACCGCCGAGGGCCAGACCCCACAAGCCACATGGATCGACATCGCCGTCACAGGCCGCGCCAAAACTGCGATTCGCAAGGCGCTGCGTGGAGAAGATCGTGAACGCTTTATCCGGCTGGGCCGCGAACTTGTCCGGGTCGCGTTTGAAAACATTGATAAGAAAGCCACCGACAAAGCGGTCAGAACCGCCGCCAAATCGCTTGGCCTTGGCAATCTCGATGACCTTCTTGAACGGGTAGGATCAGCGGAAATCACATCGCGCGAAGTCGTGTCAGCGATCCACCCCGAACTCGCCAAATCCGTCGGGAATGAAATCGAGGCCCGCCGCGCGGTCGTCGGGCTCGAAGCTGATCAGTCCCATCGTCGCGCCCAGTGCTGTCAGCCGATCCCCGGCGAACGCATTGTCGGCATCACCTACCGCGGCCAAGGCGTCGTCGTGCACACCATAGATTGCCGCGTTTTGGTGGATTACGAAGACCAGCCTGATCGTTGGATCGACCTGAACTGGCAGGAAGGCACACATTCCGCGACCAACACAATAACGTTAGAAATGACGATCACAAATGACGCTGGTGTCTTGGGCAGGATTTGCACGCTTATTGGGGAAAAGGGCGCCAACATTTCTGATTTGGTGTTCATTGACCGAAAACCGGATTACTTCCGGTTGTTGATCGAGGTTGACCTGCGCGATGTAGAACATATGCACATCATCATGACCGCGCTTGAAGCAGACAGTAATGTCAACGCCATTGCGCGGCATCGCGATCCTGGCCGTGCGGGGCAGATCGAACGTCAAGGCTAA
- a CDS encoding Dabb family protein has product MFLHAVYLSLTEKADLTALAEVMQDLAKLVDKIEGFTAFHHGPNVDLEGKSPESQYGFHATFTDRTALARYGSDLRHQALGARLVGLCGGPEAIKVYDIDTKD; this is encoded by the coding sequence ATGTTCCTCCACGCTGTCTATCTGTCCCTGACCGAAAAAGCCGATCTGACTGCCCTCGCAGAGGTCATGCAGGACCTTGCGAAACTGGTCGATAAGATTGAAGGGTTCACGGCCTTTCACCATGGTCCTAATGTTGATTTAGAAGGCAAATCACCTGAGTCTCAGTATGGTTTTCATGCCACCTTCACAGACCGTACAGCCCTTGCTCGCTATGGCAGTGATCTACGCCACCAAGCCTTAGGCGCCCGACTTGTTGGCTTGTGCGGCGGGCCGGAAGCGATCAAGGTCTACGATATAGATACAAAAGATTGA
- a CDS encoding LysE family translocator has translation MSDLLFPLPLILLGWAIGGGSPGPATLTICGTSMSLGRARGLQMASGVVLGSAIWGIAAALGFSAIMMSNVWLFNLVRYVGAAYLLYLAGKSLYSAWMGRALKTPKAIRGGAFAKGLMLHLTNPKAVLGWGAIYAVALTPDAQPKSVALLFCALIITSAVVFLGYAFLFSSTPIARGYVRLKRIFDFTFGVLFGAASLKLLTTRLSP, from the coding sequence ATGAGTGATCTTCTCTTCCCACTGCCCCTTATCCTGCTCGGCTGGGCCATTGGTGGTGGCAGCCCTGGCCCCGCGACGCTGACGATCTGCGGAACGTCGATGTCCCTCGGCCGCGCGCGTGGTCTGCAAATGGCCAGCGGCGTCGTGCTTGGCTCTGCGATCTGGGGCATCGCTGCCGCGCTCGGCTTTTCTGCAATTATGATGTCGAACGTCTGGCTGTTCAACTTGGTGCGCTATGTCGGCGCCGCCTATCTCCTCTATCTTGCAGGGAAGTCTTTGTACTCGGCATGGATGGGGCGTGCCCTTAAAACGCCAAAAGCCATCCGTGGTGGAGCCTTTGCAAAGGGTCTTATGCTGCATCTGACGAACCCCAAAGCTGTGCTTGGCTGGGGTGCTATTTATGCTGTTGCCTTGACGCCAGACGCCCAACCAAAGTCCGTCGCGCTGTTGTTTTGCGCACTGATCATCACCTCAGCGGTCGTATTTTTGGGCTACGCATTCTTGTTTTCGTCCACGCCAATTGCACGCGGCTACGTCCGCCTGAAGCGGATTTTTGACTTCACTTTCGGTGTGCTGTTCGGTGCGGCGTCGCTTAAACTGTTAACAACAAGGCTTAGCCCATGA
- the folK gene encoding 2-amino-4-hydroxy-6-hydroxymethyldihydropteridine diphosphokinase, translating into MAQGELNENGVLVLVAMGGNAPSHVGDPHATILSALTSMRMTFGDVAISNFYQTPSFPAGSDPDFINAACAFHSALSAPDTLAALHQIEADFGRERRLRWGQRTLDLDLIAHGDKVLPDMATQNYWRTLPPERQKNQTPDALIVPHPRVQDRAFVLVPLADVAADWVHPLLGQKVTEMLSRLPASERADIKLL; encoded by the coding sequence ATGGCTCAAGGGGAACTAAACGAGAACGGCGTCTTGGTGCTTGTTGCGATGGGCGGAAATGCGCCGTCGCATGTCGGCGATCCACACGCGACAATCCTGTCTGCCCTAACGTCGATGCGTATGACCTTTGGTGACGTAGCGATCAGTAATTTTTATCAAACACCCAGCTTCCCAGCCGGTTCCGACCCTGATTTCATCAACGCAGCCTGCGCATTTCACAGCGCCCTTTCAGCGCCCGACACCCTGGCCGCTTTGCACCAAATAGAGGCGGATTTTGGCAGAGAGCGTCGTTTACGTTGGGGGCAACGCACCCTTGACCTTGACCTCATCGCCCACGGTGACAAAGTTCTTCCCGATATGGCGACCCAGAATTATTGGCGCACACTGCCGCCTGAGCGCCAAAAAAACCAGACGCCCGACGCGCTCATTGTGCCGCATCCTCGCGTGCAAGACCGCGCTTTTGTCTTGGTGCCACTGGCAGATGTCGCCGCCGACTGGGTGCACCCTTTGCTTGGGCAAAAAGTCACTGAAATGCTCTCGCGTTTGCCCGCATCTGAACGTGCAGACATTAAGCTGCTTTAA
- a CDS encoding DUF3429 domain-containing protein, translated as MTLRNIPKSALILSIAGLLPFIWGVLTIYSPVAAEMTIDWIGPRFIGPFVGLAYGTVILSFMSGVLWGFATKATGSQAATGYVLSVLPALWAFAMIGGGPVSAGMNLIAGFVAVLVLDFAFWRWGLAPRWWMALRMPITGVVLMCLLPVVI; from the coding sequence GTGACGCTCAGAAACATCCCCAAATCCGCACTGATCTTAAGCATCGCCGGACTTCTGCCGTTCATCTGGGGTGTTTTGACGATTTACAGTCCTGTCGCGGCAGAAATGACTATCGACTGGATCGGACCGCGGTTTATCGGGCCGTTTGTCGGGCTGGCCTACGGGACGGTGATCTTGTCGTTCATGTCGGGCGTGTTGTGGGGCTTTGCAACCAAAGCGACGGGCAGTCAGGCTGCAACCGGATATGTTTTGTCGGTGCTACCCGCGCTTTGGGCGTTTGCAATGATTGGGGGTGGGCCTGTGTCGGCGGGCATGAACCTGATCGCGGGTTTTGTCGCTGTATTGGTTCTGGATTTCGCATTCTGGCGCTGGGGCCTCGCGCCGCGCTGGTGGATGGCGCTAAGGATGCCAATAACAGGAGTCGTGCTGATGTGTTTGCTACCGGTGGTAATATGA
- a CDS encoding pyridoxine 5'-phosphate synthase: MSKLRLGVNIDHVATVRNARGGDTPDPARAAVLAQDAGADGITAHLREDRRHIGDADIDALMDALTIPLNFEMAATDEMQKIALRHKPHAVCIVPEKREERTTEGGLEVAREENHLAHFIAPLRDAGCRVSIFIAADQRQIEAAHRIGAQIIELHTGAYCDAHAEGDFVTSNAELCKMRDMAALALSLGLEVHAGHGLTYDTVKPVAAFPEIMELNIGHFLIGESIFRGLQPAIAEMRRLMDEAR; this comes from the coding sequence ATGTCCAAATTACGATTAGGTGTGAACATCGACCATGTGGCAACTGTGCGTAATGCGCGCGGCGGCGATACCCCTGATCCAGCGCGGGCCGCCGTATTGGCGCAGGACGCTGGCGCAGATGGTATCACCGCGCACCTGCGCGAAGACCGCCGTCACATCGGCGACGCCGACATTGACGCCTTAATGGACGCGCTCACAATCCCGCTGAATTTCGAAATGGCTGCCACGGATGAAATGCAAAAGATCGCGTTGCGCCACAAACCCCACGCGGTCTGCATCGTTCCCGAAAAACGCGAGGAGAGGACGACCGAAGGCGGGCTTGAGGTCGCGCGCGAAGAAAACCATCTCGCCCATTTCATTGCGCCCCTGCGTGATGCCGGCTGCCGCGTGTCCATTTTTATCGCTGCTGATCAACGCCAAATTGAAGCCGCCCATCGTATTGGTGCGCAAATTATCGAACTGCACACTGGTGCCTATTGCGACGCGCATGCGGAAGGCGATTTCGTCACCTCCAACGCTGAACTCTGCAAAATGCGCGACATGGCCGCACTCGCCCTGTCACTCGGCCTCGAAGTCCATGCGGGCCACGGGCTGACCTATGACACCGTCAAACCCGTCGCGGCCTTTCCTGAAATCATGGAACTCAATATCGGGCACTTTCTGATTGGTGAATCCATCTTCCGTGGATTGCAACCTGCCATCGCTGAGATGCGTCGCCTCATGGACGAGGCGCGATAA
- the lepB gene encoding signal peptidase I, translated as MWASIKETVKTVVYALLIAGAFRTFLFQPFWIPSGSMKETLLIGDFLFVNKMAYGYSYASCPSIVIPRLGMNVDAEDFCGVFKGGNDRFWGAEPERGDVVVFRHSVTGRDFIKRVIGLPGDTVQMQNGIILLNGTEVAQTDAGLFSETMEQQGSSGNLPRCANGAVGLGAECLKQRFVETLPNGVEYTVLNIGNRDLDTTGIFTVPEGQYFFMGDNRDNSSDSRVPQISRGVGFVPLEDIVGRADRIMFSSSGRSLLAFWTWRSDRYFKAVE; from the coding sequence GTGTGGGCATCCATTAAAGAGACAGTCAAAACAGTGGTTTACGCACTGCTGATCGCGGGCGCCTTTCGGACGTTCCTGTTCCAACCGTTCTGGATTCCGTCGGGGTCAATGAAAGAAACGCTGCTGATCGGTGATTTCCTGTTTGTGAACAAAATGGCCTACGGCTATTCCTATGCATCCTGCCCATCCATTGTCATCCCGCGTCTCGGTATGAACGTGGACGCGGAAGACTTCTGCGGCGTGTTCAAGGGTGGCAATGATCGTTTTTGGGGTGCTGAGCCAGAGCGCGGCGATGTCGTCGTTTTCCGCCACTCCGTGACGGGCCGCGATTTTATCAAACGTGTGATCGGCTTGCCGGGTGATACGGTGCAGATGCAGAACGGTATTATCCTGCTGAACGGGACTGAGGTTGCACAAACCGACGCAGGGCTGTTCAGCGAAACGATGGAACAACAGGGAAGCTCTGGAAACCTGCCGCGGTGTGCAAATGGTGCGGTGGGTCTTGGCGCTGAATGCCTCAAACAACGCTTCGTAGAAACACTGCCCAATGGTGTGGAATATACAGTGTTGAATATCGGTAATCGCGACCTTGATACGACGGGAATCTTTACCGTCCCCGAAGGCCAGTATTTCTTCATGGGCGACAACCGCGACAATTCATCTGACAGCCGTGTGCCGCAGATTTCGCGCGGTGTTGGTTTTGTGCCATTGGAAGACATTGTTGGACGCGCTGATCGCATCATGTTCTCATCTTCCGGTCGCTCGCTCTTGGCGTTCTGGACGTGGCGGTCGGATCGTTATTTCAAGGCGGTTGAGTGA
- the rpoZ gene encoding DNA-directed RNA polymerase subunit omega, with product MARVTVEDCVDKVPNRFELVMLAAHRAREISAGGALTVPRDNDKNPVVSLREIAEETQTAADLRERMIEANQTQIEVDEPEEDSMALLMGGGSPEADKPADDDLSEEKLLRALMEAQGQK from the coding sequence ATGGCCCGCGTGACCGTTGAAGACTGCGTTGACAAGGTTCCGAACCGTTTTGAACTGGTGATGCTCGCTGCACATCGGGCACGTGAAATTTCTGCCGGTGGTGCGCTGACAGTTCCGCGCGACAACGACAAAAACCCTGTAGTGTCCCTGCGTGAAATCGCGGAAGAAACCCAAACAGCCGCCGATCTGCGCGAGCGCATGATCGAAGCCAACCAGACCCAAATCGAAGTCGACGAGCCCGAAGAAGACTCCATGGCGCTTTTGATGGGTGGCGGCTCTCCTGAAGCAGACAAACCTGCTGATGACGATCTGTCTGAAGAAAAATTGCTTCGCGCATTAATGGAAGCCCAAGGTCAGAAATAA
- the era gene encoding GTPase Era has translation MTEGTPETPEKSVQRAGFVALIGEPNAGKSTLLNRMVGAKVSIVTHKVQTTRARIRGVAIEGDSQIVFVDTPGLFQPKRRLDRAMVAAAWSGVSDSDVVVLMIEAHRGITKGVEAILERLGDVGKGRTIALAINKIDRVEAPVLLGLTKEMNERFAFSETFLISAEKGHGAGTLRAWLAERMPVEPWLYPEDQIADLPLRIIAAEITREKLTLRLHQELPYQLTVETENWEERKDGSCKVDQLVYVMRDGHKGIVLGNRGETIKSVGKAAREELVEFLGRKVHLFIQVKVRPNWLEDSDRYSEMGLNFKDGNE, from the coding sequence GTGACTGAAGGCACCCCAGAAACCCCAGAAAAATCGGTGCAACGTGCCGGATTTGTCGCCCTGATTGGTGAACCCAACGCAGGAAAATCGACATTACTGAACCGCATGGTTGGCGCGAAAGTGTCCATCGTAACCCATAAGGTCCAGACGACCCGCGCCCGTATCCGCGGCGTTGCAATTGAGGGCGACAGCCAGATTGTGTTCGTCGACACGCCCGGTCTGTTTCAGCCCAAACGCCGCCTTGATCGCGCGATGGTCGCCGCCGCATGGAGCGGGGTTTCGGATTCTGATGTGGTGGTGCTGATGATCGAAGCGCACCGCGGCATCACCAAAGGTGTCGAGGCGATTTTGGAACGCTTGGGTGACGTCGGCAAAGGCCGCACCATCGCGTTGGCGATCAACAAGATCGACCGTGTCGAAGCGCCGGTTTTACTCGGCCTGACAAAAGAAATGAACGAACGCTTCGCATTTTCCGAGACGTTCCTGATTTCGGCGGAAAAGGGCCATGGTGCAGGAACATTGCGCGCATGGCTGGCGGAGCGGATGCCCGTCGAGCCGTGGTTGTACCCAGAAGATCAAATTGCCGATCTGCCTTTGCGCATAATCGCCGCTGAAATCACCCGCGAAAAGCTGACGCTACGCTTGCATCAGGAATTGCCGTATCAACTGACTGTTGAGACGGAAAATTGGGAAGAACGCAAAGACGGATCCTGTAAGGTTGACCAGCTGGTTTACGTTATGCGCGATGGCCACAAGGGTATCGTTCTGGGCAATCGTGGCGAGACGATCAAATCCGTTGGTAAAGCGGCGCGCGAGGAATTGGTCGAATTTCTGGGCCGTAAAGTACATCTGTTCATCCAGGTAAAAGTGCGTCCGAACTGGCTCGAAGATTCCGACCGATATTCCGAAATGGGCCTAAATTTCAAAGATGGAAACGAATGA
- a CDS encoding LabA-like NYN domain-containing protein: MFYRDEKLALFIDGSNLYASAKSLGFDIDYKLLRAEFMRRGKMLRAYYYTALLENDEYSPIRPLVDWLNYNGFTMVTKPAKEFTDSMGRRKIKGNMDIELAVDALELAPHVDHIVIFSGDGDFRPLVESLQRKGVRVSVVSTIRSQPPMIADELRRQCDNFIELDELRDVIGRPVREAPRDDANETVLDHEMVDE, translated from the coding sequence ATGTTTTACCGTGACGAAAAACTAGCGCTGTTTATCGACGGGTCGAATTTATATGCATCGGCAAAATCTTTGGGCTTCGATATCGACTACAAGTTGTTGCGTGCTGAGTTTATGCGGCGTGGTAAAATGCTGCGTGCCTACTATTATACGGCTCTGCTTGAAAATGATGAATATTCGCCGATCCGCCCGCTAGTTGACTGGCTGAACTACAATGGATTCACGATGGTCACAAAGCCCGCCAAGGAATTTACGGATTCCATGGGGCGACGCAAGATCAAGGGCAACATGGACATTGAATTGGCCGTGGACGCGTTGGAATTGGCGCCGCACGTGGATCACATCGTGATTTTTTCGGGCGATGGTGATTTCCGCCCGTTAGTTGAATCATTGCAGCGCAAAGGCGTTCGGGTGTCTGTTGTATCGACCATCCGCAGCCAGCCGCCGATGATCGCCGACGAACTGCGCCGCCAATGCGACAATTTCATTGAACTTGATGAATTGCGCGACGTTATTGGCCGCCCGGTCCGTGAAGCGCCACGCGACGACGCAAACGAGACAGTCTTAGATCACGAAATGGTCGACGAGTAG
- a CDS encoding DUF2062 domain-containing protein — protein sequence MVFRRRDRRSLWRVLLELIWPRGGWGRAAQYVKHRVRRLPDTPEKISRGIWAGVFTSFTPFYGLHFIIAGFIAMIMRGNILASLMATFFGNPLTYIPIAYSALVTGHWLLGTRLDRSLLEGPRDPNFCNIGCQFNKAGGDLLHNFNAIFTNERADWHGLLDFNAEVFYPYLVGGILPGIIAATIAYSVCVPIIRAYQNSRRKALRAKLSQLKNPADGE from the coding sequence GTGGTCTTTAGACGCAGAGACAGACGATCGCTGTGGCGCGTGCTGCTGGAACTGATCTGGCCACGCGGTGGCTGGGGTCGTGCCGCGCAGTACGTCAAACACCGTGTCCGCCGTCTGCCCGACACCCCTGAAAAGATCTCACGCGGCATATGGGCTGGTGTTTTCACGTCTTTCACACCGTTCTACGGCCTCCATTTCATTATTGCGGGCTTTATTGCGATGATCATGCGCGGCAATATCCTCGCCTCATTGATGGCGACATTTTTTGGCAACCCGCTGACCTATATCCCCATTGCCTATTCCGCGCTGGTAACGGGTCACTGGCTGCTCGGCACACGGCTTGACCGCTCTCTACTGGAAGGGCCACGCGACCCCAATTTTTGCAACATCGGGTGCCAGTTCAACAAAGCTGGCGGCGATTTATTGCATAATTTCAATGCCATATTTACGAATGAACGGGCGGACTGGCATGGTCTGTTGGACTTCAACGCCGAAGTTTTCTACCCCTATCTTGTGGGTGGTATCCTTCCTGGGATCATTGCGGCGACCATCGCCTACTCTGTTTGCGTGCCGATAATCCGCGCCTATCAAAACAGCCGCCGAAAGGCGTTGCGTGCGAAACTCAGCCAGTTGAAGAATCCGGCTGACGGCGAATAA